A region of Paractinoplanes abujensis DNA encodes the following proteins:
- the dapA gene encoding 4-hydroxy-tetrahydrodipicolinate synthase, whose amino-acid sequence MTHDPRPFGRLLTAMVTPFAPDGSLDVEGAAKLATYLVDEQRNDALVVSGTTGESPTTSDAEKDTLLRAVVDAVGDRARIVAGVGTNNTAHTVELAQAAEKAGAHGLLVVTPYYNKPPQAGVARHFLTVADAVGLPIMVYDIPHRAGTAIATETMCRIAEHGRIVAVKDAKGDLIASSEVLSRTDLAYYSGDDAATLPLLSIGGSGLVGTSTHFTGVLAKDMIEAFERGDNAAALTLHRQAMPLFTGIFRSPGTMLVKAGLNAQGRPAGPVRSPLVDATGAELDQLRQDAAAAGIAL is encoded by the coding sequence ATGACGCACGACCCGCGACCCTTCGGACGGCTGCTGACCGCGATGGTCACCCCGTTCGCCCCGGACGGCTCCCTCGACGTCGAGGGCGCGGCGAAACTGGCCACCTATCTCGTGGACGAGCAGCGCAACGACGCTCTCGTCGTCAGCGGCACCACTGGCGAGTCGCCGACCACCAGCGACGCCGAGAAGGACACCCTGCTGCGGGCCGTCGTCGACGCCGTCGGTGACCGGGCGCGGATCGTCGCGGGGGTGGGCACCAACAACACCGCCCACACCGTCGAGCTGGCCCAGGCCGCGGAGAAGGCCGGCGCTCACGGCCTGCTGGTCGTGACGCCGTATTACAACAAGCCGCCGCAGGCGGGTGTGGCCCGGCATTTCCTGACCGTGGCCGACGCGGTCGGTCTGCCGATCATGGTCTACGACATCCCGCACCGGGCCGGCACGGCGATCGCCACCGAGACGATGTGCCGCATCGCCGAGCACGGCCGCATCGTGGCGGTCAAGGACGCCAAGGGCGATCTGATCGCCAGCTCCGAGGTGCTCAGCCGGACGGATCTGGCCTACTACTCCGGCGACGACGCGGCCACCCTGCCGCTGCTGTCGATCGGCGGGTCCGGTCTCGTCGGCACCTCCACCCATTTCACCGGCGTGCTGGCCAAAGACATGATCGAGGCGTTCGAGCGCGGCGACAACGCCGCCGCTCTGACCCTGCACCGGCAAGCGATGCCGCTGTTCACCGGCATCTTCCGCTCGCCGGGCACCATGCTGGTCAAGGCGGGCCTCAACGCTCAGGGCCGCCCGGCCGGTCCGGTCCGCTCGCCGCTGGTCGACGCGACCGGCGCCGAGCTCGATCAGCTGCGCCAGGACGCCGCCGCCGCCGGCATCGCCCTGTAA
- a CDS encoding DUF2752 domain-containing protein, protein MTTATERPWLDDQPVQGPPVPPEWLAYYAQQQAAQEPDRVTRFVQKFWTRSPIWAAPVALLVCMGGAVGYTLASHPADAGAGDAPTCLLKYTTGFVCPGCGGTRAAWYLLHGDLPAAARHHALFTFAVPFLLYLYVAWAAKRLFKWNLPQLSLSPAVLITFVAVWAVWSVLRNLPWAPFTALYV, encoded by the coding sequence ATGACCACCGCCACCGAGCGCCCGTGGCTGGACGACCAGCCGGTGCAGGGCCCGCCGGTGCCGCCGGAATGGCTGGCCTATTACGCGCAGCAGCAGGCCGCGCAGGAGCCCGACCGGGTTACCCGCTTCGTCCAGAAATTCTGGACCCGGTCGCCGATCTGGGCCGCTCCCGTGGCGCTGCTGGTCTGCATGGGTGGTGCGGTCGGTTACACCCTGGCCTCGCACCCGGCCGACGCCGGTGCCGGTGACGCCCCCACCTGCCTGCTCAAATACACCACCGGCTTCGTCTGCCCGGGCTGCGGCGGCACCCGCGCCGCGTGGTATCTGCTGCACGGCGACCTCCCCGCCGCCGCCCGCCACCACGCCCTCTTCACGTTCGCGGTCCCGTTCCTTCTCTATCTGTACGTGGCCTGGGCCGCGAAGCGCCTGTTCAAGTGGAACCTGCCGCAGCTCAGTCTGAGCCCGGCCGTTCTGATCACGTTTGTCGCTGTGTGGGCGGTCTGGAGCGTGCTGCGCAACCTGCCCTGGGCCCCGTTCACCGCGCTCTACGTCTGA
- a CDS encoding winged helix-turn-helix domain-containing protein — protein sequence MALPDSLSVAQARRVTLAAQGFADPKPGGATDLRHLRRVLRRVHLIQMDSVNVLQRAHFMPLYSRLGPYPVELLERAAYRKPRDLFEFWGHEASLITTDLQPLFRWRMARAAEMAWGGMRRVAQEQPELVERVLGVVRDRGPITAAEIEHDEPRRKDHWGWNWSAVKQALEWLFYTGQITAAERTTSFARRYDLPERVLPQAVLNAPTPDPADAFRALVELSARALGVAAEPELRDYFRLPVDGFKQAVAELVDDQVLRPVAVPGWKQPTYLHHEAKLPRWVRAATLVSPFDPLIWERGRTERLFGMNYRIEIYVPAAQRLYGYYVLPFLLGDRLAARVDLKADRKTGRLLIPAAWLEPGADQEETAAALAAELHRLAGWLGLDQIAPPERGDLAGPLTAALKSATARGPAS from the coding sequence ATGGCTCTCCCAGACTCTCTCTCCGTCGCGCAGGCCCGCCGGGTGACGCTGGCCGCGCAGGGCTTCGCCGATCCCAAGCCGGGCGGCGCCACCGACCTGCGTCACCTGCGCCGGGTGCTGCGCCGGGTCCACCTGATTCAGATGGATTCGGTCAATGTGCTGCAGCGGGCCCACTTCATGCCGCTCTACAGCCGGCTCGGGCCCTATCCGGTCGAGCTGCTCGAGCGGGCGGCCTATCGCAAGCCGCGCGACCTGTTCGAGTTCTGGGGTCACGAGGCGTCGCTGATCACCACTGATCTGCAGCCGCTGTTCCGCTGGCGCATGGCCCGCGCGGCCGAGATGGCGTGGGGCGGCATGCGCCGGGTCGCGCAGGAGCAGCCCGAGCTGGTCGAGCGTGTGCTCGGGGTCGTGCGGGACCGGGGCCCGATCACGGCGGCCGAGATCGAGCACGACGAGCCCCGCCGCAAGGACCACTGGGGGTGGAACTGGTCGGCGGTCAAACAGGCCCTCGAGTGGCTGTTCTACACCGGGCAGATCACCGCGGCCGAGCGCACGACGTCGTTCGCGCGACGTTACGACCTGCCCGAGCGAGTGTTGCCGCAGGCCGTGCTCAACGCGCCGACTCCTGACCCCGCCGACGCCTTCCGGGCTCTGGTCGAGCTCTCGGCCCGGGCGCTCGGGGTGGCCGCCGAGCCCGAGCTGCGTGACTATTTCCGCCTTCCGGTCGACGGTTTCAAGCAGGCCGTGGCCGAGCTGGTCGACGACCAGGTGCTGCGCCCGGTCGCCGTCCCGGGCTGGAAGCAGCCGACCTACCTGCATCACGAGGCCAAGCTGCCGCGCTGGGTGCGCGCGGCCACCCTGGTCAGCCCGTTCGATCCGTTGATCTGGGAGCGTGGGCGCACCGAGCGGCTGTTCGGCATGAATTACCGCATCGAGATCTACGTGCCGGCCGCCCAGCGGCTCTACGGGTATTACGTGCTGCCGTTCCTGCTGGGCGATCGGCTGGCGGCCCGGGTCGATCTCAAGGCCGACCGCAAGACGGGCCGGCTGCTGATCCCGGCCGCGTGGCTCGAGCCCGGCGCCGACCAGGAGGAGACGGCCGCCGCCCTCGCCGCCGAGCTGCACCGGCTGGCCGGCTGGCTGGGCCTCGACCAGATCGCCCCGCCCGAGCGAGGCGATCTGGCAGGCCCGCTGACCGCGGCCTTGAAGTCGGCCACGGCAAGAGGGCCGGCGAGTTGA